From a region of the Candidatus Pantoea bituminis genome:
- the nth gene encoding endonuclease III, with product MNQAKRVEILSRLQANNPHPTTELNFASSFELLIAVLLSAQATDVSVNKATAKLYPVANTPAAMLALGVEGVKEYIKTIGLFNSKAENVIKTCRILLEQHGGEVPEDRAALEALPGVGRKTANVVLNTAFGWPTIAVDTHIFRVCNRTNFAPGKNVEQVEEKLLKVVPKNFKVDCHHWLILHGRYTCVARKPRCGSCLIEDLCEYAEKVE from the coding sequence GTGAATCAAGCAAAACGCGTCGAGATCCTGAGCCGTTTGCAGGCCAACAATCCGCACCCTACCACCGAACTCAATTTTGCTTCGTCATTTGAGTTGCTGATTGCGGTGTTGCTGTCAGCGCAGGCCACGGATGTCAGCGTCAACAAGGCCACCGCTAAACTCTATCCGGTGGCGAATACCCCGGCCGCGATGCTGGCGCTGGGCGTTGAGGGCGTAAAAGAGTACATCAAGACTATCGGTCTGTTTAACAGCAAAGCAGAAAATGTGATTAAAACCTGCCGCATCCTGCTGGAACAGCACGGCGGTGAGGTGCCAGAAGATCGCGCGGCGCTGGAAGCGTTACCGGGCGTAGGCCGAAAAACGGCTAACGTGGTGCTGAATACCGCCTTTGGCTGGCCGACGATTGCGGTTGATACGCATATTTTTCGCGTCTGCAATCGCACTAACTTTGCGCCGGGCAAGAACGTTGAACAGGTAGAAGAGAAGCTATTGAAAGTGGTGCCAAAGAACTTCAAGGTTGATTGTCATCACTGGCTGATTCTCCATGGTCGCTACACCTGCGTAGCACGCAAGCCACGCTGCGGTTCATGCCTGATCGAAGATCTGTGCGAGTACGCTGAAAAAGTTGAATAA
- a CDS encoding dipeptide ABC transporter ATP-binding protein — protein sequence MSHPVIDIQNLSIRFGSQQVVKNLSLQLWPGESVALVGESGSGKTLTARSLIGLLPPGATLSAERFVLEGRDMLNASPAQWRALRGRRIGYVLQDALVSLDPLRRIEQQLADALTAAGQGDKSTLHARSVALLKSAGMPDAESRLARYPHQLSGGQRQRALIATALAGSPTLLIADEPTTALDMTVQRQILQLLAQRREDGHALLLISHDLAVVAELADRVLVLRDGEVVEQGYSRVLLRQPQHHWTQRLLRAVPTPATRGLRLSEAQPTPLPPRPQRTAEPLLEALGLNKSYGERQVLNNIHFQLHAGETLGVVGESGSGKTSLVKVVLGLTEPDSGTLLLEGQRWDRQSEKVRRSRRARIQLIAQDPFSSFDPRYSVEKIIGESLDSVGINGDARRQRVRQLLDEVQLGDRFMNRYPQQLSGGQRQRVAIARAFAPNPALLVADEPVSALDVSVQAQVLDLLADMQAEHGTALLFISHDLGVIQHLCDRVLVMQNGHIVESGEMHQVFTAPQHPWTQKLLQALPVLPDWQPQI from the coding sequence ATGAGTCATCCCGTGATCGACATTCAAAACCTCTCTATCCGCTTCGGGTCGCAGCAGGTGGTGAAAAACCTGTCGCTACAACTCTGGCCGGGCGAATCGGTGGCGCTGGTAGGGGAGTCCGGTTCGGGAAAAACCCTCACGGCGCGCAGCTTGATTGGCCTGTTACCGCCTGGCGCAACGCTGAGCGCTGAGCGCTTTGTTCTTGAAGGGCGTGACATGCTCAATGCTAGCCCGGCGCAGTGGCGTGCGCTACGTGGACGGCGAATCGGCTACGTATTGCAGGATGCGCTGGTGTCGCTTGATCCGCTGCGGCGCATTGAGCAACAGTTGGCGGATGCCCTGACGGCGGCGGGTCAGGGCGATAAAAGCACCTTGCACGCGCGCAGCGTGGCGCTGCTGAAGTCAGCGGGAATGCCTGATGCCGAAAGCCGGCTGGCGCGCTATCCGCACCAGCTCTCCGGCGGTCAGCGACAGCGCGCACTGATTGCCACGGCACTGGCCGGAAGCCCAACCTTGCTGATTGCGGATGAACCCACCACCGCGTTGGATATGACCGTACAGCGTCAAATTCTGCAACTGCTGGCGCAGCGGCGTGAGGATGGTCACGCGCTGCTGCTGATCAGTCACGATCTCGCGGTGGTCGCCGAGTTGGCCGATCGCGTATTGGTGCTGCGCGATGGCGAAGTGGTTGAACAAGGCTACAGCCGCGTGCTGCTGCGTCAGCCGCAACATCACTGGACACAGCGTTTGCTGCGCGCCGTGCCGACGCCCGCGACGCGTGGATTGCGGCTGAGTGAAGCCCAACCGACACCGCTGCCGCCGCGTCCCCAACGCACGGCTGAACCGCTGCTGGAGGCGCTCGGGCTCAATAAGTCTTACGGCGAACGGCAGGTGCTTAACAACATTCATTTTCAGCTTCATGCAGGCGAAACGCTGGGCGTGGTGGGCGAATCAGGCTCAGGAAAAACGTCACTCGTCAAAGTGGTGCTGGGATTGACGGAACCCGACAGCGGCACGCTGCTGCTTGAAGGGCAACGCTGGGATCGCCAGAGCGAAAAGGTGCGGCGCAGTCGTCGCGCGCGTATACAGCTGATTGCTCAGGATCCGTTCAGCTCCTTTGATCCGCGCTACAGCGTGGAAAAGATCATCGGTGAAAGCCTCGACAGCGTCGGTATTAATGGTGATGCGCGGCGTCAACGGGTGAGGCAACTGCTGGATGAAGTGCAGCTAGGTGATCGCTTTATGAACCGCTACCCGCAGCAACTTTCGGGCGGCCAGCGACAACGCGTCGCCATTGCGCGGGCTTTTGCGCCAAATCCGGCGTTACTGGTGGCGGATGAACCGGTGAGTGCGCTGGATGTCTCGGTGCAGGCGCAGGTGCTTGATTTACTGGCCGATATGCAGGCCGAGCACGGCACGGCGCTGCTGTTTATCTCCCACGATCTGGGCGTCATTCAGCACCTTTGCGATCGCGTGTTGGTGATGCAAAACGGTCACATTGTCGAAAGCGGCGAAATGCATCAGGTCTTTACTGCGCCGCAACATCCGTGGACGCAAAAACTGTTACAGGCGCTGCCGGTGCTACCGGATTGGCAGCCGCAAATTTAA
- a CDS encoding ABC transporter permease gives MTALLQRLPGAFPLTIWSALFCLLLVALAVIAPGWLSSGDPLLADPVNAQLPPSAQHWLGTDQLGRDLLTRVIYGSRYSMLISIAAMGLAVVLGTLLGLLAALARGVVDEMLSRAVDVISAFPDLLLALMLIAFTGPGTNNLIIALGVASIPRFARVVRAQTFSVMHSGYVEQARTFGLSRFTLITRHILPHAIAQVPALATLGLGTAIIGTAGLSFLGMGPQPPTAEWGLMLAEGRNYLRNAWWIAVWPGVFITLTVVAVNTLGRYWQGRFEGGEA, from the coding sequence ATGACTGCACTATTACAACGTTTACCTGGCGCATTTCCGCTGACAATTTGGAGTGCGCTGTTCTGCCTGTTGCTGGTGGCGCTGGCGGTTATTGCGCCTGGGTGGTTGAGCTCTGGCGATCCGCTGTTGGCCGATCCCGTCAACGCGCAATTGCCGCCTTCGGCACAACACTGGCTGGGCACCGATCAGCTCGGGCGCGATCTGCTGACCCGCGTGATCTACGGCAGCCGCTACTCCATGTTGATCAGTATTGCGGCGATGGGGCTGGCGGTAGTGTTGGGTACGCTGTTGGGATTACTGGCTGCGCTGGCGCGCGGCGTGGTAGATGAAATGCTGAGTCGTGCGGTGGATGTGATCTCCGCCTTTCCCGATCTGCTGCTGGCGCTGATGCTGATCGCCTTTACCGGTCCCGGCACCAATAACTTGATCATTGCACTGGGCGTGGCGTCCATACCGCGTTTTGCCCGCGTGGTGCGGGCGCAAACCTTCTCAGTGATGCATTCGGGCTATGTTGAGCAGGCGCGCACATTCGGCTTGTCACGTTTTACTCTTATTACCCGCCATATTCTGCCCCACGCCATTGCGCAGGTTCCCGCGCTGGCAACGCTGGGATTAGGTACTGCGATCATTGGCACCGCTGGCTTGAGCTTTCTCGGCATGGGACCGCAACCGCCCACAGCGGAATGGGGGTTAATGCTGGCAGAAGGGCGAAATTACTTACGCAACGCCTGGTGGATCGCTGTGTGGCCGGGCGTATTTATCACGCTAACCGTGGTAGCAGTTAACACGCTAGGACGTTACTGGCAGGGGCGTTTTGAAGGAGGGGAAGCATGA
- a CDS encoding ABC transporter permease: MSLESIISREPRIKPVKRWRNVLARRIAGRLLGGVLVLWAAVTLAFLGVHLAPGDIVSLLIGEQIRTPAIEAAIRAEWGLNEPLWWQYLHYIWRVLHGDLGRSYILNMDVTQLMQSQLWPTLKLTLAALLVSVVFAVTVAVATANRRWGRRIANGVELLLASTPSFWMGIVLLFFFSFTLRWFPVAGDRHLSSLVLPALSLGLAQGAVIAQVLRRELEKALESPFTLTLRAWGVGETTLRLRHALRHAALPAVTLTGWLVGGLLSGAVITEQVFGRPGLGKLTVDAVLASDMPVVLAVAILSAAIYVAMSTLVDILALWIDPRLRGEEQR; the protein is encoded by the coding sequence ATGAGCCTTGAGAGCATCATTAGCCGCGAACCGCGCATCAAGCCGGTGAAGCGATGGCGCAATGTGCTGGCACGTCGTATTGCCGGGCGACTGCTGGGTGGCGTGCTGGTGCTGTGGGCGGCGGTAACGCTGGCGTTTCTCGGCGTGCATCTGGCGCCGGGTGACATCGTGAGTTTGCTGATTGGCGAGCAGATACGCACGCCCGCTATTGAGGCGGCGATCCGTGCAGAATGGGGCCTTAACGAGCCGCTGTGGTGGCAATATTTGCATTATATCTGGCGGGTGCTGCACGGCGATCTCGGACGCTCTTACATCCTCAATATGGATGTCACGCAGCTGATGCAATCTCAACTCTGGCCGACGCTGAAACTCACGCTGGCGGCGTTGCTGGTCAGCGTGGTGTTTGCCGTCACTGTTGCGGTGGCGACGGCGAATCGTCGCTGGGGACGACGCATTGCCAACGGGGTGGAGCTGTTGCTGGCCTCAACACCCTCCTTCTGGATGGGCATTGTGCTGCTGTTTTTCTTCAGCTTCACGCTGCGCTGGTTCCCGGTCGCGGGTGATCGCCATCTCTCTTCACTGGTGTTACCGGCTTTATCATTGGGGCTGGCGCAGGGCGCAGTGATTGCTCAGGTGCTGCGCCGGGAGTTGGAAAAGGCGCTGGAATCGCCCTTTACCCTGACACTACGCGCCTGGGGCGTGGGTGAAACCACGCTTCGTCTGCGCCATGCGTTGCGGCATGCGGCGCTGCCCGCCGTCACGCTCACCGGTTGGCTGGTGGGCGGATTGCTCAGCGGCGCGGTGATCACTGAGCAGGTGTTTGGTCGCCCCGGCCTCGGCAAACTCACGGTTGATGCGGTGCTGGCGAGCGACATGCCGGTGGTGCTGGCGGTGGCGATCCTGTCAGCGGCGATTTACGTGGCAATGAGCACCTTAGTCGACATTCTGGCGCTGTGGATTGATCCACGTCTGCGTGGGGAGGAGCAGCGATGA
- a CDS encoding GNAT family N-acetyltransferase: MSQFIQTAKPEDAEEIFALLQRAYADLLPLNIHFTISQGTVEQVRATIQRETVLVLRKGGRALATVTVRFPWTQDHNAPADLPFIHWFAVDPDFKGQGYGREILTWAENNLLRETLKAPGVYLATAVKHPWLSELYQKRGYQPFHHRTNPLGEALVFLKKDLNSTLTPAASKNSQHA; this comes from the coding sequence ATGAGTCAATTTATTCAGACGGCAAAACCTGAAGATGCAGAAGAGATATTTGCGTTGCTCCAGCGCGCGTATGCGGATTTGCTGCCGCTGAATATCCATTTCACCATCAGTCAGGGCACCGTTGAGCAGGTACGCGCCACCATCCAGCGTGAGACGGTGCTGGTGCTGCGCAAAGGGGGACGGGCGCTGGCAACGGTCACTGTGCGCTTTCCCTGGACGCAGGATCACAATGCCCCTGCCGATCTGCCTTTTATTCACTGGTTTGCCGTGGATCCCGATTTTAAAGGCCAGGGTTATGGCCGAGAAATATTAACCTGGGCGGAAAATAATTTACTGAGGGAGACTTTAAAAGCACCTGGCGTTTATTTGGCGACAGCGGTTAAACATCCCTGGCTCAGCGAACTTTATCAGAAACGCGGTTATCAACCTTTCCATCATCGCACCAATCCATTAGGTGAAGCGCTGGTCTTCTTGAAAAAGGATCTTAATTCCACGCTTACGCCAGCCGCCAGTAAAAATAGTCAACACGCCTGA
- a CDS encoding NtaA/DmoA family FMN-dependent monooxygenase (This protein belongs to a clade of FMN-dependent monooxygenases, within a broader family of flavin-dependent oxidoreductases, the luciferase-like monooxygenase (LMM) family, some of whose members use coenzyme F420 rather than FMN.) → MTRRKLKTLVGAANVVAAANDDAPGKGIARAVELAKIAEREKITGLFTADLLQADPAGLAGTTGSQDPLIVLAALSQATSQIGLIATVSTSWQHPYTLARLIGTLDHVSAGRAGWNAVTSSVGEENFGDTPLPSPQERYARATEFIDVFNALFDANDRDAVQRSDSGSIRIDPARLHAINHRGDYFQVAGPLNVPPPPQGRPVQFQAGQSEAGITLGARYAEVIYTSQPTLSAAKRFVSDVQARARRFGREQNLPLIMNSFHSIIGDSDADVARRLREKHERIDYQQGRLRLADMLGGEIELNTLPLDQPLPSFLIPDLAQVNRRQGRASIFREFALQGLTLRELIIKAEETGHWFVAGTPESLADAIQARYQAGVLDVISLHGLGQPDQQDRLLNGLLPELRKRGLLDEDYQGHDFRSSLELAARPDSH, encoded by the coding sequence ATGACGCGTAGAAAACTAAAAACCCTGGTGGGTGCCGCGAACGTGGTCGCTGCCGCCAATGACGACGCGCCGGGAAAAGGCATCGCTCGTGCCGTCGAGTTGGCAAAAATTGCCGAGCGGGAAAAAATCACCGGTCTGTTCACCGCCGATCTGCTGCAAGCCGATCCCGCAGGGTTGGCAGGAACCACCGGCAGTCAGGATCCGTTAATCGTGCTGGCCGCGCTTAGCCAGGCGACCTCACAGATTGGCTTGATTGCCACTGTCAGCACCAGTTGGCAACATCCTTACACGCTGGCGCGGCTGATTGGCACGCTCGATCACGTCAGCGCCGGGCGCGCAGGCTGGAACGCGGTAACGTCTTCAGTGGGTGAAGAAAATTTCGGCGATACACCGCTGCCCTCACCGCAAGAGCGTTACGCGCGCGCCACCGAATTTATTGATGTCTTTAATGCGCTGTTTGACGCGAATGACCGCGACGCAGTACAGCGTAGCGACAGCGGCAGCATTCGCATCGATCCCGCGCGTCTGCATGCCATCAACCATCGCGGCGATTACTTCCAGGTGGCGGGACCGCTGAATGTGCCGCCACCACCACAAGGGCGTCCGGTACAGTTTCAGGCGGGTCAGTCAGAGGCGGGCATCACGCTGGGTGCGCGTTATGCTGAAGTGATCTACACCTCGCAGCCCACGTTGAGTGCCGCGAAACGTTTTGTCAGTGATGTGCAGGCGCGTGCGCGGCGCTTTGGGCGCGAACAAAATCTGCCGTTGATCATGAACTCCTTTCACTCAATCATTGGTGACAGCGACGCAGATGTGGCACGGCGCCTGCGTGAAAAGCATGAACGAATCGATTATCAGCAAGGTCGCCTGCGGCTGGCTGACATGCTCGGCGGGGAGATTGAACTCAATACTCTGCCGTTGGATCAACCGCTGCCGAGTTTTCTCATTCCCGATCTGGCGCAGGTAAACCGGCGACAAGGACGCGCGTCGATCTTCCGTGAATTTGCTCTGCAAGGCTTAACGCTGCGGGAACTGATTATCAAAGCGGAAGAGACCGGACACTGGTTTGTCGCCGGAACACCTGAATCGCTGGCGGATGCCATTCAGGCGCGTTATCAAGCGGGCGTGCTGGACGTGATTTCGCTGCATGGTTTGGGACAGCCTGATCAACAGGATCGCCTGCTGAACGGCTTGCTGCCGGAACTGCGTAAGCGCGGTTTGCTGGATGAGGATTATCAAGGTCACGATTTCCGCAGCAGCCTGGAGTTAGCCGCGCGACCGGACTCGCATTAA
- a CDS encoding HPP family protein yields MATQNAYFLSRLWPHPLAVGKKQIFLASLGAGIGLVLTSLLSHWMLGELNLWFVAPVGASAVLLFGVPASPLAQPWSVVGGNALSAFAGVTVSSLIPNPALACGVAACLAIVLMFQLRCLHPPGGAVALTAVIGGPAVQHLGYQFVLTPVLLNSATLALLAIIFNNLSGRRYPHPLAPEEVKPQPLSLPIPLTRTDLHEALQSGELLDIDEDDLQALLQRAEQIAERRLLNS; encoded by the coding sequence TTGGCTACGCAGAACGCGTATTTTTTGTCACGTCTCTGGCCGCATCCGCTGGCCGTGGGGAAAAAACAGATTTTCTTAGCCAGCCTTGGCGCAGGAATTGGCTTGGTTTTGACCAGCCTGCTGAGTCACTGGATGTTGGGTGAGTTGAATCTGTGGTTTGTGGCGCCAGTGGGTGCCTCTGCGGTGCTGCTGTTTGGTGTTCCCGCCAGCCCGCTGGCACAGCCCTGGTCGGTGGTGGGTGGCAACGCGCTTTCTGCGTTTGCGGGCGTAACCGTCAGCTCACTGATTCCAAATCCTGCACTTGCCTGTGGCGTGGCCGCCTGCCTCGCCATTGTCTTGATGTTTCAACTGCGCTGTTTGCATCCACCCGGCGGCGCGGTAGCGCTCACTGCCGTGATTGGCGGTCCGGCGGTACAGCATCTCGGTTATCAGTTTGTATTAACGCCGGTGCTGCTCAACTCTGCGACGCTGGCGCTGTTGGCGATTATTTTTAATAATTTATCGGGCCGCCGTTATCCTCATCCACTGGCCCCAGAAGAGGTGAAGCCGCAGCCGCTGTCATTGCCGATACCGCTGACGCGCACCGATCTGCATGAAGCTTTGCAAAGTGGTGAGCTGCTGGATATTGATGAAGATGACTTGCAGGCGCTGTTACAGCGTGCTGAGCAGATTGCCGAACGCCGCCTGCTTAATAGCTGA
- a CDS encoding CTP synthase C-terminal region-related (seleno)protein: MSSALRLSLVGDYRANAVAHQAIPLAIDRAAAQLNIAVEANWIPTETLGDLGVIKQSDAVWVVPGSPYKNDTGVFATLRWLRENHKPFLGSCGGFQYAIIEYARNVLGWQDANHAETDQGGRMVIAPLSCSLVEQRGEVIFTADSRIAKAYGALKSEEGYHCNFGVNPEFSAALADHNLRITSWDLAGDVRGIELIDHPFFVATLFQSERAALQEKDSPLVMAWMQAALAQR, translated from the coding sequence ATGTCTTCTGCTTTACGCTTATCTTTGGTTGGTGATTACCGTGCAAACGCTGTTGCCCACCAGGCTATTCCGCTCGCCATTGATCGCGCTGCCGCCCAGTTGAACATCGCTGTTGAAGCAAACTGGATACCCACCGAAACGCTCGGTGATCTGGGCGTGATCAAGCAGAGCGATGCAGTTTGGGTGGTGCCAGGAAGCCCCTATAAAAATGATACAGGCGTATTCGCCACACTTCGCTGGTTACGCGAAAACCACAAACCCTTCCTGGGGTCATGCGGCGGTTTTCAGTACGCGATAATTGAATATGCCCGCAATGTGCTGGGCTGGCAGGATGCAAACCATGCTGAAACGGATCAAGGCGGCAGAATGGTCATTGCGCCATTAAGCTGCTCGCTGGTAGAACAGCGCGGTGAAGTGATCTTTACAGCTGACTCGCGTATCGCTAAAGCGTATGGCGCGTTGAAAAGCGAAGAGGGTTATCACTGCAATTTTGGCGTAAACCCAGAATTCAGCGCGGCGCTGGCGGACCATAATCTGCGTATTACTTCCTGGGATTTAGCGGGTGATGTGCGCGGCATTGAACTGATTGATCATCCATTCTTTGTGGCAACGCTGTTTCAGTCGGAGCGTGCTGCGTTGCAGGAAAAAGATTCGCCGTTGGTGATGGCCTGGATGCAGGCTGCACTGGCGCAACGTTAA
- the gstA gene encoding glutathione transferase GstA gives MKLYCKAGACSLSPHIVMRECGHDFTQVNVDLAKKITERSEDYWQINPKGQVPALELNDGTVLTEGVAIVQYLADLKPDRHLLAPVGSLTRYHTLEWLSFISSELHKRFSPLFSSTTPEEYKALLRAQLENKFSYVDDALREKQWLMGLRFSVADAYLFVVTRWAHAIKLDLSHLDALESWFSRVKERPAVQAALKAEGLE, from the coding sequence ATGAAACTCTATTGCAAGGCAGGTGCCTGCTCGCTCTCACCGCACATCGTAATGCGTGAATGCGGGCACGACTTTACGCAGGTGAATGTCGATTTGGCGAAGAAAATAACCGAGCGCAGTGAAGATTACTGGCAGATCAACCCTAAAGGACAGGTTCCCGCGCTGGAGCTTAATGATGGCACGGTGCTGACGGAAGGCGTGGCGATTGTGCAGTATCTGGCTGATTTGAAGCCCGATCGCCATCTTCTGGCACCCGTTGGCAGCCTGACACGCTATCACACTCTGGAATGGCTAAGCTTCATTAGCAGCGAACTGCACAAGCGATTTAGCCCGTTATTCAGCTCGACGACACCCGAAGAGTATAAAGCGCTGCTACGCGCGCAGCTGGAGAATAAATTCAGTTACGTCGATGACGCGTTGCGGGAGAAGCAGTGGCTAATGGGGCTGCGTTTTAGCGTGGCAGACGCTTATCTGTTTGTCGTCACGCGATGGGCCCATGCGATTAAATTAGACTTGTCTCACCTGGATGCACTGGAAAGCTGGTTTAGTCGCGTGAAGGAACGTCCAGCGGTACAGGCGGCGCTGAAGGCGGAAGGGTTAGAGTAG
- the pdxY gene encoding pyridoxal kinase PdxY: MKNILAIQSHVVFGHAGNAAAEFPMRRMGANVWPLNTVQFSNHTQYGHWTGTVMPATHLTDIVKGIADIDRLKTCNAVLSGYLGSAEQGEQILEIVRQVKAANPDAWYFCDPVMGHPEKGCIVAPGVAEFHCKMALPASDIIAPNLLELEMLSERTVTSVETAVDAARQLITQGPKVVLIKHLARAGRRSDRFEMLLVTADEAWHISRPLVDFGVRQPVGVGDLTSGLLLVDLLHGKSLQDALEHVTAAVYEVMLKTHEMGEYELQLVAAQDAIAQPTQHFAAEKL, from the coding sequence ATGAAAAATATTCTCGCAATCCAGTCACACGTTGTTTTTGGTCATGCCGGGAATGCGGCAGCGGAATTTCCGATGCGCCGCATGGGCGCAAACGTTTGGCCATTAAACACGGTTCAATTCTCCAACCATACGCAATACGGTCACTGGACCGGCACGGTAATGCCGGCGACGCACTTGACGGATATCGTTAAAGGCATTGCGGATATCGATCGCCTCAAAACCTGCAATGCGGTATTGAGCGGATATCTCGGTTCAGCCGAGCAGGGCGAGCAGATCCTTGAGATCGTGCGTCAGGTGAAAGCAGCCAACCCGGATGCATGGTATTTCTGCGATCCAGTCATGGGACATCCCGAAAAAGGCTGCATCGTTGCGCCTGGCGTGGCGGAATTTCACTGCAAGATGGCTTTACCCGCCAGCGATATCATTGCGCCGAACTTGCTTGAGCTGGAAATGCTCAGCGAGCGCACTGTCACCAGCGTGGAAACCGCCGTGGACGCAGCACGTCAGCTGATTACCCAAGGGCCGAAAGTGGTGCTGATTAAACATTTGGCGCGTGCCGGACGTCGTAGCGATCGCTTTGAAATGCTGCTGGTTACTGCCGATGAAGCCTGGCACATCAGCCGCCCGCTGGTGGATTTTGGTGTTCGCCAGCCGGTTGGCGTCGGTGATTTAACCAGCGGCCTGTTGCTGGTCGATTTACTGCACGGCAAGTCACTGCAAGATGCACTAGAGCACGTCACGGCAGCGGTATATGAAGTGATGCTGAAAACCCATGAAATGGGCGAGTATGAACTGCAACTGGTCGCCGCGCAGGATGCGATTGCGCAACCTACGCAGCACTTTGCTGCCGAGAAGTTATAA